In Nitrosophilus alvini, the following are encoded in one genomic region:
- the pcm gene encoding protein-L-isoaspartate O-methyltransferase, protein MKSNKKLVEHLIDCGVLKTQEIIEAFKNIDRKDFVPKKYLDAAYDDYPLPIGHGQTISQPFTVAFMLELLQPEKGDKILDIGSGSGWTTALLAFIVKDKGEVIGLERFPELVEFGQKNLSKYNFKNARIEEAETLGIPGEKFDKILVSASAASLPETLVDQLKTGGRMVIPILESIYKIDKISESEIEKEEHYGFAFVPLIVF, encoded by the coding sequence ATGAAAAGCAACAAAAAACTTGTAGAGCATCTGATCGACTGCGGTGTCCTGAAAACGCAAGAGATCATAGAAGCATTCAAAAATATCGACAGAAAAGATTTTGTTCCCAAAAAATATCTTGACGCTGCATATGATGACTATCCTCTTCCCATAGGACATGGCCAGACCATTTCTCAACCCTTTACCGTAGCTTTTATGCTGGAGCTTCTGCAGCCAGAAAAAGGGGACAAAATCCTGGATATCGGTTCCGGATCGGGATGGACTACAGCTCTTCTGGCTTTTATAGTCAAAGATAAGGGAGAAGTCATTGGGCTAGAAAGATTTCCCGAGCTTGTGGAATTCGGTCAAAAAAATCTCTCAAAATACAACTTCAAAAACGCTCGTATCGAAGAAGCCGAAACTCTCGGAATACCGGGAGAAAAATTTGATAAAATACTCGTCTCCGCTTCTGCCGCCTCACTGCCTGAAACTCTTGTAGATCAACTCAAAACTGGCGGTAGGATGGTTATTCCCATATTGGAGTCTATCTATAAAATAGACAAAATCTCAGAATCCGAAATAGAAAAAGAGGAACATTACGGATTTGCGTTTGTTCCGCTGATAGTATTCTGA
- the rfbG gene encoding CDP-glucose 4,6-dehydratase, whose protein sequence is MESVVMQNLFGGIYKNKTVLVTGHTGFKGSWLSFWLKQLGANVVGYSLEPPTKPNHFELLNLKIVSIIGDIRDQEKLDSVFNKFKPDIVFHLAAQPLVLMSYENPIETYETNVIGTLKVFEACRKTNVKAIVNITSDKCYENKEWIWGYRENDPMGGYDPYSSSKGCAELLTSSYRNSYFNLDDYGIKHNTLLASCRAGNVIGGGDWAKDRLITDIMIAVSKNEKIKIRNPYATRPWQHILEPLSGYLQIGQKLLEGKKKFAEGWNFGPSNEVSITVENVIKTMQRYWNKIKYEYEKNIEHPHEAKFLKLDCSKAHIKLNWKSVWDKDKTFEKTAQWYKNFYENNIILTQKHLEEYVFDAKKMNIEWSIENNDNQ, encoded by the coding sequence ATGGAAAGTGTGGTAATGCAAAATCTTTTTGGCGGAATTTATAAAAACAAAACCGTCTTAGTAACCGGACATACAGGCTTTAAAGGTTCATGGCTTAGCTTTTGGTTAAAACAATTAGGAGCAAATGTTGTCGGATATTCATTGGAACCACCGACAAAGCCTAATCATTTTGAATTATTAAATTTAAAAATTGTTTCAATTATTGGAGATATACGGGACCAGGAAAAATTAGATAGTGTCTTTAATAAATTTAAGCCTGATATAGTTTTTCATTTGGCTGCTCAACCGCTTGTTCTTATGTCTTATGAAAATCCTATTGAAACATATGAGACAAATGTAATTGGAACATTAAAAGTTTTTGAGGCCTGCAGAAAAACAAATGTAAAAGCAATCGTAAATATAACAAGTGATAAATGTTATGAAAATAAAGAGTGGATATGGGGGTATAGAGAAAATGACCCAATGGGCGGGTATGATCCATACAGTTCATCAAAGGGTTGTGCAGAACTTTTAACTTCAAGTTATCGAAACTCATATTTTAATCTGGATGATTATGGTATAAAGCACAATACGCTGCTGGCTTCATGCAGGGCCGGTAATGTAATAGGCGGTGGAGATTGGGCAAAAGATAGACTGATTACTGATATCATGATAGCAGTTAGTAAAAATGAAAAAATAAAAATCAGAAATCCATATGCAACACGGCCATGGCAACATATACTGGAGCCTTTGAGTGGATACTTGCAAATAGGGCAAAAACTATTAGAAGGCAAAAAAAAATTTGCCGAAGGGTGGAATTTTGGTCCTTCTAACGAAGTTAGTATAACCGTAGAAAATGTTATAAAAACTATGCAAAGATATTGGAATAAAATAAAATATGAATATGAAAAAAATATTGAACATCCACATGAAGCAAAATTTCTAAAATTGGATTGCAGTAAAGCTCATATTAAATTAAATTGGAAATCAGTTTGGGATAAAGATAAAACTTTTGAAAAAACTGCACAATGGTACAAAAATTTTTATGAAAACAATATTATATTGACACAAAAACATTTAGAAGAATATGTTTTTGATGCAAAAAAAATGAATATTGAATGGAGTATTGAGAATAATGACAATCAATGA
- a CDS encoding dTDP-4-dehydrorhamnose 3,5-epimerase family protein, with translation MTINDTFIYGLKVIENKKFIDSRGSFLKIFNNETFQKFGINFSIKESYYSISKKDVIRGMHFQIPPKEHLKLVYVPKGRIIDIVVDIRKGSPTYGKYFEIELNEENGKALIIPIGLAHGFKSIENDTIVVYMQSSSYDRECDKGIKYDSFGYDWKIDHPILSERDKTFPPLNEFISPFKFGDT, from the coding sequence ATGACAATCAATGATACTTTTATTTATGGTTTAAAAGTAATTGAAAATAAAAAATTTATAGATAGCAGAGGGTCTTTTTTGAAAATATTCAATAATGAAACATTTCAAAAATTTGGTATAAATTTTTCTATAAAAGAGAGTTACTATTCTATATCGAAAAAAGATGTAATTAGAGGAATGCACTTTCAGATACCGCCAAAAGAACATTTGAAGTTGGTTTATGTACCAAAAGGGCGCATAATCGATATAGTTGTCGATATAAGAAAAGGTTCTCCTACTTATGGAAAATACTTTGAAATAGAGTTAAATGAAGAGAATGGAAAAGCATTAATCATACCTATTGGTTTAGCCCATGGTTTTAAAAGCATAGAAAATGATACTATCGTTGTTTATATGCAAAGCAGCAGTTATGATAGAGAGTGTGACAAAGGAATAAAATATGATAGTTTCGGTTATGATTGGAAAATAGATCATCCAATTTTATCAGAAAGAGACAAAACATTTCCTCCATTAAATGAATTTATTTCTCCATTTAAATTTGGAGATACCTGA
- the rfbF gene encoding glucose-1-phosphate cytidylyltransferase: MKVLILAGGFGTRLSEETELKPKPMVEIGGKPILWHIMKIYSYYGFNDFLILLGYKGYYIKEYFANYFLHQSDVTINLQTNELEVHNNSSEPWKVTLIDTGNDTMTGGRIKRAQNYIGNRPFMLTYGDGVGNIDIKNLLEFHNAHDGAITVTSAQPEGRFGALNVDKNNKVINFLEKPKGDGNWINAGFFVCEPEIFNYIKDGDKTVFEQDPLKNLAKDGKMYTYKHHGFWKPMDTLRDKRELQKLWESGNAPWKVW; the protein is encoded by the coding sequence ATGAAAGTACTCATATTGGCAGGTGGGTTTGGAACAAGATTAAGTGAAGAGACCGAATTAAAACCTAAACCAATGGTTGAAATTGGTGGCAAACCTATCTTATGGCATATAATGAAAATATATTCCTATTACGGTTTTAATGATTTTTTAATATTGCTTGGCTATAAAGGGTATTATATAAAAGAGTATTTTGCAAACTATTTTTTGCATCAAAGTGATGTAACTATAAATTTACAAACAAATGAATTAGAAGTCCATAACAATAGTAGTGAGCCATGGAAAGTTACCTTAATTGATACTGGTAATGATACAATGACTGGAGGAAGGATTAAAAGGGCTCAAAACTATATTGGTAATAGACCATTCATGTTAACTTATGGAGATGGAGTTGGCAATATTGATATCAAAAATTTATTGGAGTTTCACAATGCTCATGATGGTGCCATAACAGTCACTTCAGCACAGCCGGAAGGTAGATTTGGTGCGTTAAATGTTGATAAAAATAACAAAGTAATAAACTTTTTGGAAAAGCCAAAAGGTGATGGTAATTGGATTAATGCGGGATTTTTTGTATGTGAACCGGAAATATTTAATTATATAAAAGATGGTGATAAAACAGTATTTGAACAAGACCCATTGAAAAATCTTGCAAAAGATGGGAAAATGTATACATACAAACATCACGGTTTCTGGAAACCAATGGATACACTAAGGGACAAGAGAGAACTTCAAAAGCTTTGGGAGTCCGGAAATGCTCCATGGAAAGTGTGGTAA
- a CDS encoding MBL fold metallo-hydrolase RNA specificity domain-containing protein, which translates to MAKVISYGAAGTVTGSCHLLEIDNIHILIDCGMFQGEVEEKNYEKFGFNPKRVDFVVLTHAHLDHIGRLPKLFKEGFSGVVIATKATFDLAKILLLDSAKVMSEEYETIYRKALRRGEADRVRKPIYDEKDVRDMFRKMKKRVAKYHRPVKLPKSIELLFQNAGHILGSSFVTIKYKEFKTVRKVVFSGDLGDRSSLVIKPVEYPEKADNLFIESTYGDRNHRPLNESIIEFKEAVVSTLLVDGNVLIPSFAVERSQEILCILKDMYNSGELPECQVFLDSPLAIKATNIYTNYPEELGPKCNYYLKRDGNIFRFPYLQFAQTPNQSRKINSVESRAIIIAGSGMCNGGRILHHMKHRLWNPKNSLIFVGYQVHGTLGRRIIEGTKMIEIYGEKIKVASKVYTINGFSAHADQNELIEWIESFKRLGHIFLIHGEKEKQEIFKKAIEKRLHAKAHIVNEKEVIYL; encoded by the coding sequence ATGGCAAAGGTTATAAGTTATGGTGCTGCAGGAACGGTGACGGGTTCGTGCCATCTTCTTGAAATAGACAATATACACATATTGATAGATTGCGGAATGTTTCAAGGGGAAGTTGAAGAGAAAAATTATGAAAAATTCGGCTTTAATCCCAAGAGAGTGGATTTTGTCGTCTTGACACATGCTCACCTGGATCATATAGGAAGATTGCCCAAGCTTTTTAAAGAGGGATTTTCCGGAGTTGTAATCGCTACAAAAGCTACTTTTGACCTTGCCAAAATTCTTCTACTTGACAGTGCCAAAGTTATGAGCGAAGAGTATGAAACAATATATAGAAAGGCTCTTAGACGAGGAGAAGCCGACAGGGTGAGAAAGCCTATCTATGATGAAAAAGATGTCAGAGATATGTTCAGGAAGATGAAAAAAAGAGTAGCCAAATATCACAGGCCCGTTAAGCTGCCAAAATCGATAGAACTGCTTTTCCAAAATGCGGGACATATACTGGGTTCATCTTTTGTTACCATAAAATATAAAGAGTTTAAAACAGTAAGAAAAGTTGTTTTTTCCGGTGACCTTGGAGACCGCAGCTCTTTGGTCATAAAGCCGGTAGAGTATCCCGAAAAGGCTGACAATCTTTTTATAGAATCTACTTACGGCGACAGGAACCATAGGCCTTTAAATGAAAGTATAATAGAATTTAAAGAGGCGGTTGTTTCGACTCTGCTGGTGGATGGAAATGTTTTGATTCCCTCTTTTGCAGTAGAGAGATCACAGGAAATTTTGTGCATATTAAAAGATATGTATAATAGTGGCGAACTGCCTGAGTGTCAGGTCTTTCTTGACAGTCCTCTTGCCATAAAAGCTACGAATATATACACAAATTATCCCGAAGAGCTTGGACCAAAATGTAACTACTATCTCAAAAGAGACGGAAATATATTCAGATTTCCCTATCTACAGTTTGCACAGACTCCCAATCAGTCAAGAAAAATAAATTCTGTCGAAAGCAGAGCCATCATAATAGCCGGAAGCGGAATGTGCAATGGCGGAAGAATTCTTCACCATATGAAGCACAGGCTCTGGAATCCTAAAAACTCTCTAATATTTGTAGGATATCAGGTGCATGGAACGCTTGGCAGAAGAATAATAGAGGGTACAAAAATGATAGAGATATATGGCGAAAAGATAAAAGTCGCTTCAAAAGTCTATACGATAAACGGTTTTTCCGCCCATGCAGACCAGAACGAATTGATAGAGTGGATAGAAAGTTTCAAAAGACTCGGGCATATTTTTCTTATACATGGCGAAAAAGAGAAACAGGAAATTTTTAAAAAAGCAATTGAAAAAAGACTTCATGCCAAAGCACATATAGTCAATGAAAAAGAGGTCATATATCTATGA
- the tviB gene encoding Vi polysaccharide biosynthesis UDP-N-acetylglucosamine C-6 dehydrogenase TviB, producing MKLAIIGLGYVGLPLAVEFAKKYKVIGFDINQKRIEELNRGIDSTLEVGEDELNSVLETSNLKLTTSTEDIKNANVYIVTVPTPIDSHKNPDLTPLKKASKTVGEVLKKGDIIIYESTVYPGCTEEVCVPILEKVSGLKFNEDFYCGYSPERINPGDKKHTLPTIKKVTSGSTPEIAKKIDALYKSIIEAGTHLAPSIKVAEAAKVIENAQRDINIAFVNELALIFDKLGIDTLDVLEAAGTKWNFLPFRPGLVGGHCIGVDPYYLTYKAKEVGYHPQIILSGRRVNDNMGIYVANKVVKLMIHKGHTIRGSKVLVLGVTFKENCPDIRNSRVIDVIDELKEFGCNVDVYDPWADPEEVKKEYGIELLPSAFNLQPLTLKNYDAIVLAVAHNEFKNLNKELKTKNQKLKTNTVVYDLKGVLDKNLIDRRL from the coding sequence ATGAAATTAGCAATCATAGGTTTAGGCTACGTTGGGCTTCCTTTGGCTGTAGAGTTTGCAAAAAAATATAAAGTAATCGGCTTCGATATAAATCAAAAAAGGATTGAGGAACTAAACAGAGGTATCGACTCTACTTTGGAAGTTGGCGAAGATGAACTAAACTCGGTCCTTGAGACTTCAAACCTGAAACTTACAACTTCAACGGAAGATATAAAAAATGCGAATGTCTATATAGTTACCGTTCCTACACCTATAGACTCTCATAAAAATCCCGATTTGACCCCTCTGAAAAAAGCCAGCAAAACTGTCGGAGAGGTTTTGAAAAAAGGAGATATCATTATTTATGAATCCACCGTATATCCCGGCTGTACAGAAGAAGTCTGCGTTCCAATTTTGGAAAAAGTCAGCGGGTTGAAATTTAATGAAGATTTTTATTGCGGATACAGTCCAGAAAGAATCAATCCCGGGGACAAAAAACATACACTCCCTACCATAAAAAAAGTAACTTCCGGCAGTACACCAGAAATTGCAAAAAAAATAGATGCTCTTTATAAAAGCATTATTGAGGCGGGTACCCACTTGGCTCCTTCCATCAAAGTGGCAGAAGCTGCAAAAGTGATAGAGAATGCACAAAGGGATATCAACATCGCTTTTGTAAACGAACTTGCACTTATTTTTGACAAACTGGGCATTGATACTCTAGATGTCCTTGAAGCAGCAGGGACGAAGTGGAACTTTTTACCTTTCAGACCGGGTCTTGTCGGCGGCCACTGCATAGGAGTCGATCCATACTATCTGACTTACAAGGCAAAAGAGGTCGGCTATCATCCTCAGATAATACTATCAGGCAGGCGTGTTAATGATAATATGGGTATATATGTAGCCAATAAAGTGGTAAAACTTATGATACACAAAGGACACACTATCAGAGGAAGCAAGGTTTTAGTATTAGGAGTCACATTCAAAGAAAACTGCCCGGATATCAGAAACAGTAGGGTAATTGACGTTATTGACGAATTAAAAGAATTTGGCTGCAACGTTGATGTCTATGATCCCTGGGCCGATCCTGAAGAAGTAAAAAAAGAGTATGGGATTGAACTACTTCCTTCAGCTTTCAACCTTCAACCTTTAACCTTAAAAAATTACGACGCAATCGTATTAGCAGTAGCTCATAACGAATTTAAAAATCTAAACAAAGAACTAAAAACTAAAAACCAAAAACTAAAAACTAACACTGTAGTATATGATCTAAAAGGTGTTTTAGATAAAAATTTAATAGATAGAAGATTGTAA
- the nfo gene encoding deoxyribonuclease IV, with the protein MKNSEKSNKYVGAHVSASGGVFNAPVNAKNIGAKAFALFTKNQRQWMAKPLDTKTIDEFLKNLEESRIDPKQILSHDSYLINLGHPEEDKRQKSLDAFIDEVKRCELLSLDKLNFHPGSHLKKISEEQCLDLIADSINRTLDVTEGVTLVIENTAGQGSNLGYRFEHLAYLIDKTEDKSRIGVCLDTCHMFTAGYDIRDKESYEKTMKEFDEIVGFEYLRGMHINDSKAKFASRVDRHHSIGEGEIGLEAFRLIMNDGRLDNIPLILETIDDSIWDKEIELLYSFKNR; encoded by the coding sequence TTGAAAAACAGTGAAAAATCAAACAAATACGTAGGAGCCCATGTGAGTGCAAGCGGGGGTGTTTTCAATGCTCCTGTCAATGCAAAAAATATCGGTGCAAAAGCGTTTGCACTTTTTACAAAAAACCAAAGACAGTGGATGGCGAAACCTCTTGATACAAAAACGATAGATGAGTTTTTAAAAAATCTAGAAGAGTCTCGAATCGATCCGAAGCAGATACTGTCCCATGACAGCTACCTAATAAATCTGGGTCATCCCGAAGAGGATAAGCGGCAAAAGAGTCTGGATGCTTTTATCGATGAGGTGAAAAGATGTGAACTTTTGAGTCTAGATAAACTCAATTTTCATCCCGGAAGCCATCTAAAAAAGATAAGCGAAGAGCAGTGTCTGGACCTCATAGCCGATTCAATAAACAGGACGCTTGATGTGACCGAGGGCGTAACTCTTGTCATTGAAAATACTGCCGGGCAGGGGAGCAATCTTGGATACAGATTTGAACATCTGGCGTATCTTATAGACAAAACGGAGGATAAGAGCCGCATAGGCGTGTGTCTTGATACATGCCATATGTTTACCGCCGGCTATGATATCAGAGATAAAGAGTCATATGAAAAAACGATGAAAGAGTTTGATGAAATCGTTGGGTTTGAATATCTAAGAGGTATGCATATAAATGATTCGAAAGCGAAATTTGCAAGCAGGGTTGACAGACATCACTCCATAGGAGAAGGCGAAATAGGCCTTGAAGCATTCAGGCTTATAATGAACGACGGAAGGCTTGATAACATACCGTTGATTTTGGAGACAATAGATGATAGTATATGGGATAAAGAGATAGAGCTTCTATATAGTTTTAAAAATAGATAG
- a CDS encoding NAD-dependent epimerase/dehydratase family protein, with protein sequence MKILVTGATGFVGKHLSKKLIEYHDVYAIVREGSDISQLDNKIKIFRYSGKISDLLVFFKDQKFDGVVHLASMFLSEHKPTDIKNLIYSNILFGTELLEASKQTKVKWFINTGTFWQNFNNEEYNPVNLYAATKEAFQKIAKYYTETSNMIFTTIKLNDTFGPNDTRKKIFSLWQKIAESGDTIDMSPGEQIIDISYIEDVVEAYLKLIELLNSNESCELNEKEFVVTNSKKVSLKELAKIFEEVTGTKLGINWGGRNYRKREVMVPYNLGQSVPGWNQKYKLKEAIKKTLRKK encoded by the coding sequence ATGAAAATATTGGTAACTGGTGCTACTGGATTTGTAGGAAAACACTTAAGCAAAAAATTAATAGAGTATCATGATGTCTATGCAATTGTTAGAGAAGGGAGCGATATTTCACAATTGGATAATAAAATAAAAATTTTTCGTTATAGTGGAAAAATTTCAGATCTGTTAGTATTTTTTAAAGATCAAAAATTTGATGGAGTTGTTCATTTAGCTTCAATGTTTCTGTCTGAACATAAACCTACTGATATAAAAAATTTAATATATTCAAATATCTTATTCGGTACAGAGCTTTTGGAAGCGAGCAAACAAACTAAAGTAAAATGGTTTATAAATACCGGTACATTTTGGCAAAATTTTAATAACGAAGAATACAATCCTGTAAATTTATATGCAGCAACAAAAGAAGCTTTTCAAAAAATTGCAAAATACTACACAGAAACCTCAAATATGATTTTTACTACTATAAAACTAAATGATACATTTGGTCCAAACGATACACGAAAAAAAATTTTTAGTTTATGGCAAAAAATTGCAGAAAGTGGGGACACAATAGATATGTCTCCAGGAGAGCAAATAATAGATATAAGTTATATAGAGGATGTAGTTGAAGCTTATTTGAAGTTGATTGAACTTTTAAACTCCAATGAATCATGTGAACTTAATGAAAAAGAGTTTGTAGTAACAAACAGTAAAAAAGTTTCCTTAAAAGAGTTGGCAAAAATTTTTGAAGAGGTTACAGGTACTAAACTTGGTATAAACTGGGGGGGAAGAAATTATAGAAAAAGAGAGGTTATGGTTCCTTATAATTTAGGACAAAGTGTACCCGGTTGGAATCAAAAATACAAATTAAAAGAAGCTATCAAAAAAACATTGAGGAAAAAATAA
- a CDS encoding MarR family EPS-associated transcriptional regulator, with protein sequence MAFKEKYEQELSLSILREIENIPDQKSLAQSLGCSVGKTNYIIKELVKKGLVKTKRFIKSNNKKGYRYLLTKKGLEEKIRLTKVFIEIKKKEYEELQRELYKDKI encoded by the coding sequence ATGGCATTTAAAGAAAAATATGAACAGGAACTCAGTCTATCTATCCTTAGAGAAATAGAAAATATCCCCGATCAAAAATCACTGGCCCAGTCTCTGGGCTGCAGTGTGGGAAAAACAAACTACATCATAAAAGAGCTCGTCAAAAAAGGCCTGGTCAAAACCAAACGCTTCATAAAAAGCAACAACAAAAAAGGCTACAGATACCTTCTGACAAAAAAAGGCTTGGAAGAGAAAATCAGACTGACGAAAGTTTTCATAGAGATAAAGAAAAAAGAGTATGAAGAACTACAAAGAGAACTTTATAAGGATAAAATATGA
- the rfbH gene encoding lipopolysaccharide biosynthesis protein RfbH — protein MMKDRLKKEIFEKIVEYYKSVHKPEQEKEFIPGQSRVNYAGRIFDEHEMINLIESGLDFWLTFGKYAKEFEAKLADFLGVRYVLSVNSGSSANLLAFFALTSPLLKDRQIQRGDEVITVAAGFPTTVAPIVQFGAIPVFVDMELDTFNIDPNEIEKAVSPKTKAIMIAHTLGNPFDIERVKNICDKYNLWLIEDNCDALGSRYKGKYTGTWGDIGTSSFYPPHHITMGEGGAVYTNDPLLKKIMLSLRDWGRDCWCESGVDNTCGHRFSQQFGSLPKGYDHKYVYSHFGFNLKITDMQAAIGVAQLDKLPYFIKKREKNWQKLYEGLKNIDKFVLVTPQRDSDVSWFGFLITLKDNVGFNRNELVKYLEEHNIQTRNLFAGNMIRHPMFESLEKGKDYKIIGDLKNTDKIMRDSFWLGVYPGIKDEAIEYMIEKIQEFVKNH, from the coding sequence ATAATGAAAGATAGATTAAAAAAAGAGATATTTGAGAAGATAGTTGAATATTACAAAAGTGTTCATAAACCAGAACAGGAAAAAGAGTTCATTCCAGGACAATCTCGAGTTAATTATGCAGGACGTATATTTGATGAACATGAAATGATAAATTTGATTGAAAGTGGTTTGGATTTTTGGTTAACTTTTGGAAAATATGCAAAAGAGTTTGAGGCAAAATTGGCAGATTTTTTAGGTGTTAGATATGTTTTAAGTGTAAATAGCGGCAGCAGTGCAAATCTATTGGCTTTTTTCGCTTTGACGTCACCTCTGCTTAAAGATAGGCAAATTCAAAGAGGTGATGAAGTTATTACAGTTGCTGCTGGCTTTCCGACTACAGTTGCGCCTATAGTTCAATTTGGTGCAATACCTGTTTTTGTGGATATGGAGCTTGATACTTTCAATATTGATCCAAACGAAATTGAAAAGGCAGTTTCTCCTAAAACGAAGGCTATAATGATAGCTCATACGTTAGGGAATCCTTTTGATATTGAGAGAGTCAAAAATATTTGTGATAAATATAATCTTTGGTTAATAGAAGATAACTGTGATGCTTTGGGAAGCAGGTATAAAGGAAAATATACCGGTACTTGGGGAGATATAGGAACAAGCAGTTTCTATCCTCCACATCATATTACTATGGGAGAGGGTGGAGCAGTTTATACTAACGATCCTCTTTTAAAAAAGATTATGCTTAGTCTTAGAGATTGGGGAAGGGATTGTTGGTGCGAAAGCGGAGTAGATAATACATGTGGTCATAGATTTTCACAACAATTTGGCTCTCTTCCTAAAGGCTATGACCATAAATATGTTTACAGTCATTTTGGTTTTAACCTTAAAATAACCGATATGCAGGCTGCTATCGGTGTTGCTCAACTTGATAAACTTCCTTATTTTATAAAAAAAAGAGAGAAGAATTGGCAAAAATTATATGAGGGATTGAAAAATATTGATAAGTTTGTACTGGTTACACCTCAAAGAGACAGTGACGTTAGCTGGTTCGGGTTTTTAATCACATTAAAAGATAATGTAGGGTTTAACAGAAATGAGCTTGTTAAATATTTGGAAGAGCATAATATACAAACAAGAAATCTTTTTGCAGGAAACATGATAAGACATCCTATGTTTGAATCTTTAGAAAAAGGTAAGGATTACAAAATTATCGGTGATCTTAAAAACACAGATAAAATTATGAGAGATAGTTTTTGGTTGGGAGTTTATCCCGGAATAAAAGACGAAGCAATTGAGTATATGATTGAAAAAATACAAGAGTTTGTAAAAAATCATTGA